CAGTTCCCTGCCCAGTGGGGTGAGGCGATATCCGTCGCCGGCCAGCAGTTCGACGAGGCCGGCCTCGCGCAGCTCCGACAACCGGGCCTGAACAACCGTCGGCGAGGCGTCGTCGCAGGCGGTGCGCAGCGCGCGCGAGGTCAGCGGGACATCGCGCAGCTCCCATACGATCCGCAACGTCCAGCGGCGGCCCAATAGATCGAGCAGGGCCATGACCGGCCGGCCGGTCCTGGAGCCGCGAACGGCAGTTTTCTTGATGGTGGCGGCCGGTTTCGGCATCGAATGCCCTCTTGCATGTTGCTACAAATAATGTAGCGTGTTGCTACGCTATTTGTAGCACGGGAGTCCGCCGATGTCACAGACCGCGCCACGCATCGCGCCGCTTGAGCCGCCTTATGCACCTGATATTGCCGAGCAGTTCGACCGCATCATGCGCGGCGCGCCGCCGCTGGTGCTGTTTCGCGTCATGGCAAGCAACGCCCGCGCCTGGGAAAAATTCCGCGCCGGCAGCCTGCTGGATCGCGGGCCGCTGTCGTTGCGGGAGCGCGAGATCGTTATCGACCGCACCTGCGCGCGAACCGGATGCGAGTACGAATGGGGCGTGCACGTCGCGGCGTTTGCGGCTGCCGCACACCTGACCGAAGAGCAGGTCGGCGCCACCGTGCATGGCGGCGCCACCGAGGCCTGCTGGTCGGAGGCTGAGCAGGCGCTGATCGCGGCCGTCGACGCGCTG
This portion of the Bradyrhizobium sp. AZCC 2262 genome encodes:
- a CDS encoding winged helix-turn-helix transcriptional regulator: MPKPAATIKKTAVRGSRTGRPVMALLDLLGRRWTLRIVWELRDVPLTSRALRTACDDASPTVVQARLSELREAGLVELLAGDGYRLTPLGRELMESFLPLHHFAERWSKRVAS
- a CDS encoding carboxymuconolactone decarboxylase family protein; protein product: MSQTAPRIAPLEPPYAPDIAEQFDRIMRGAPPLVLFRVMASNARAWEKFRAGSLLDRGPLSLREREIVIDRTCARTGCEYEWGVHVAAFAAAAHLTEEQVGATVHGGATEACWSEAEQALIAAVDALHDRATLGDAEFAALSAHYDDAKILEIILLCGFYRTVSYLANGLALPLEDKAVRFPKA